In one window of Primulina tabacum isolate GXHZ01 chromosome 8, ASM2559414v2, whole genome shotgun sequence DNA:
- the LOC142553193 gene encoding nucleolar protein 56-like has translation MALYVLYESASGYGLFLVHGIDEIGQNTEAVRSSISDLNRFGKVVKLAAFSPYDSALDALNQCNAISEGQMTDELRNFLELTLPKVKEEGKKPKFSLGVAEPKLGSNIYEVTKIPCQSNEFILEIVRGVRLHFDRFIENLKPGDLEKAQLGLGHSYSRAKVKFNVNRVDNMVIQAIFLLDTLDKDINSFSMRAREWYSWHFPELAKIVNDNFLYAKVAKYVENKSQLSEVNLSDLTDIIGDEDKAKEIVEAAKASMGQDLSQIDLINVKQFAQRVIDLAEYRKKLYDYLVSKMNDIAPNLAALIGEVVGARLISHAGSLTNLAKCPSSTLQILGAEKALFRALKTRGNTPKYGLIFHSSFIGRASARNKGRMARYLANKCSIASRIDCFLEKSTTAFGEKLREQVEERLDFYDKGVAPRKNIDVMKSAIITVESKEDEPAAFVNGDAKDKPKTEKKKKKEKRKTEQEEPEEKNDANAGDGTAKKKKKKRKDEMEVDAAVAVDEGKRKKKKSRNDMSG, from the exons ATGGCTCTGTACGTGTTGTACGAGTCGGCTTCCGGATATGGGCTGTTTTTGGTGCATGGGATTGATGAAATTGGGCAGAATACGGAGGCGGTTAGGAGCTCTATATCGGACCTGAACCGGTTCGGGAAGGTTGTTAAGCTGGCtgcttttagcccttatgatTCTGCGCTTGATGCTCTGAACCAATGTAACGCAATCTCTGAAG GGCAAATGACCGATGAGCTGAGGAATTTTTTGGAGCTTACCCTTCCAAAAGTCAAGGAGGAGGGTAAGAAGCCAAAGTTCAGTTTAGGAGTGGCAGAGCCAAAGCTTGgatcaaatatttatgaagtaactAAGATTCCGTGCCAAAGCAATGAGTTTATTCTTGAGATTGTTCGGGGTGTGCGATTACATTTTGATCGATTTATTGAGAACCTTAAG CCCGGTGATCTGGAAAAAGCACAACTTGGACTGGGTCATAGTTACAGCAGAGCAAAGGTGAAGTTCAATGTGAATCGTGTAGACAATATGGTTATTCAGGCTATCTTTCTCCTTGATACTCTTGATAAAGATATAAATTCATTCTCCATGAGAGCAAG AGAATGGTACTCGTGGCATTTTCCTGAATTAGCAAAGATTGTGAATGACAACTTTCTGTATGCCAAAGTCGCAAAATACGTGGAGAATAAATCACAGTTATCTGAGGTCAACTTATCAGACCTGACAGACATAATTGGGGATGAAGATAAAGCAAAGGAGATCGTAGAGGCTGCCAAAGCATCCATGG GACAGGATTTGTCCCAAATAGACTTGATTAATGTCAAGCAATTTGCTCAAAGGGTGATTGACCTTGCTGAGTACAGGAAAAAGCTGTACGATTATCTGGTTTCCAAAATGAATGACATAGCGCCTAATTTGGCTGCTCTTATTGGTGAAGTTGTAGGTGCACGTTTGATTTCCCATGCTGGTAGTCTCACAAACTTGGCAAAATGCCCTTCATCCACTCTTCAGATTCTTGGTGCTGAGAAGGCTCTCTTTAG AGCTTTGAAAACTCGTGGGAACACTCCAAAGTATGGTCTTATATTCCATTCTTCCTTTATTGGTCGTGCATCTGCTCGGAACAAAGGCCGAATGGCTCGTTATCTTGCAAACAAGTGCTCTATTGCTTCTCGTATTGACTGTTTCCTAG AGAAAAGTACCACTGCTTTTGGAGAAAAACTTCGTGAACAAGTCGAAGAGCGGCTAGACTTTTATGATAAAGGGGTTGCTCCTCGTAAAAACATTGATGTGATGAAATCTGCGATCATAACTGTTGAGAGCAAAG AGGATGAGCCTGCAGCTTTTGTGAATGGAGATGCCAAAGACAAGCCTAAAActgaaaagaagaagaaaaaggagAAGCGAAAGACGGAACAAGAGGAACCGGAGGAAAAGAACGATGCAAATGCAGGAGATGGGACtgcaaaaaagaagaaaaagaagaggaAAGATGAGATGGAGGTTGATGCTGCTGTAGCTGTTGACGAAGGAAAAAGGAAGAAAAAGAAATCGAGAAATGATATGAGCGGATGA